The genomic segment GTCAGGAGGCCCTGTTCGGCACGGTCGTGGACTGTCTGGAGCAGCTTCGGGGTACGTACGACGCCGTGATCTGCGAGGGGGCGGGCAGCCCGGCCGAGATCAATCTGCGGCGCACCGACATCGTGAACATGGGCGTCGCGCGGGCCGCGGGCTTCCCGGTCGTCGTCGTCGGCGACATCGACCGGGGCGGCGTCTTCGCCTCGTTCTTCGGTACGACGGCACTGCTCGGCGCCGAGGACCAGGCCCTGATCGCGGGGTACCTGGTCAACAAGTTCCGCGGTGACGTGTCGCTCCTCGAACCCGGCCTCGACATGCTGCGCGAACTCACCGGCCGCCGGACGTACGGGGTGCTGCCCTTCGCGCACGGTCTGGGCATCGACGAGGAGGACGGACTGCGGGTGTCGCTGCGCGGCGCCGTGCGCGAGTCGGCCGTCGCGCCGCCGCACGGTGAGGAGGTGCTGCGCGTCGCCGTCTGCGCCGTACCGCTGATGTCGAACTTCACCGATGTGGACGCCCTGGCCGCCGAACCCGGCGTCGTCGTGCGGTTCGTGGACCGCGCCGAGGAGCTGACCGACGCGGATCTCGTCGTCGTGCCCGGCACCCGGGGCACCGTCCGGGCGCTGGCGTGGCTGCGCGAGCGCGGTCTCGCGGACGCGCTGGTGCGGCGGGCCGCCGAGGGCCGTCCGGTCCTCGGTGTCTGCGGCGGCTACCAACTGCTCGGCGAGCGCGTCGAGGACGACGTGGAGTCCCGCGCGGGACTGGTCGACGGGCTGGGGCTGCTGCCCGTGCGGGTCAGGTTCGACCGCGAGAAGACCCTCGCCCGGCCCGTCGGCGAGGCGCTCGGCGCGCCCGTCGAGGGATACGAGATCCATCACGGTGTCGCCACCGTGCACGGCGGCGAGCCGTTCATCACCGACGGCCGGGGCACACCGCTGGACGGCTGCCGGGTGGGCGCCCTGTGGGGCACCCACTGGCACGGCTCGCTGGAGAGCGACACCTTCCGGCGCCGCTTCCTGACCGAGGTGGCCCGCGCGGCGGGCCGGCGCTTCGTCCCGGCGCCCGACACCTGTTTCGCCGCGCTGCGCGAGGAACAGCTGGACCGCCTCGGCGACCTCATCGAAGAACACGCGGACACCGGCGCGCTGCTGCGGCTCATCGAGTCGGGCCCGCCCGCCGGACTTCCCTTCATCGCCCCCGGAGCCCCTGGAGCACGCGCATGAGCAGCACCCCCAGCACTCCCACCACGACCGTGCTGTTGTTGTCGACCGCCGATACGGACCTGCTCGCGGCCCGCGCGTCGGGCGCGCCCTACCGGATCGCCAATCCGACCCGGGTCGACGCCCGCGCGGAGCTGCCCGCGCTGATCGAGGGGGCAGCGGTCGCCGTGGTCCGCCTCCTCGGCGGCAAGCGCGCCTGGGAGGACGGGCTCGCGGTGCTGAGGGAGTCCGGGATACCGACCGTCCTGCTGGGCGGCGAGAGCGTGCCGGACGCGGAGCTGATGGCCGAGTCGTCGGTCCCGGCCGGGGTCGTCGCGGAGGCGTTGCGCTATCTCGTCGAGGGCGGCCCCGGCAACCTCGTCGAGCTGTCCCGGTTCCTGTCCGACACGGTGCTGCTCACCGGGCACGGCTTCGCCGAGCCGCAGAAGATGCCCGAATGGGGGCTGCGCGGCGACCGCGCGTTCACCGAGGGCCGCCCGACCGTCGGTGTCCTCTTCTACCGGGCGCACGAACTCGCGGGGAACACGTCGTTCGTCGACGTGCTGTGCGACGCGGTCGAGGCGCGCGGCGCCAACGCCCTCCCGGTGTACTGCGGTTCGCTGCGCGGGGCCGACGCCGGGCTGTACGAGCTGCTGGGCCGGGCCGACGCGCTGATCGCGACCGTCCTCGCGTCGGGCGGCACCCGCGCGTCGGACGCCTCGGCCGGCGGCGACGACGAGGCGTGGGACATCGGAGCGCTGGCCGAGCTGAACGTACCGGTGCTGCAAGGGCTCTGCCTGACGTCGTCCCGGGCGGCCTGGGACGCGTCGGACGCGGCGGTCTCGCCGATGGACGCGGCGATGCAGGTCGCGATCCCCGAATTCGACGGCCGGCTGATCACCGTCCCCTTCTCCTTCAAGGAGCAGGGTCCCGACGGGGTGCCGGTGTACCGGGCGGACCCCGAACGGGCCGCGCGCGTCGCCGGGATCGCGGTGCGGCACGCCGTGCTGAAGCACCGGACGAACGCCGAGAAGAAGCTGGCGCTGGTCTTCACCGCCTACCCGACGAAGCACTCCCGGGTCGGCAACGCGGTGGGGCTGGACACCCCTGCGTCGGCGATCCGTGTGCTGGACGCCCTGCGGGACGCCGGTTACGGGGTCGACGGGCACCCCGACAACGGCGACGAGCTGATCCACCGCCTCATCAACGCCGGTGGCCACGACGTCGAATGGCTCACCGAGGAGCAGCTGGCGGCGGCGCCCGCGCGGGTGCCGCTCGCCGACTACCGGGCCTGGTTCGACAAGCTGGAGCCGGGGATGCGCGACGCCATGCTGGAGGCGTGGGGGGAGCCGCCGGGCGGCCTCTACGTGGACGGCGACGACATCGTGCTGGCGTCGCTCCAGTTCGGCAACGTCGTCGTGCTGATCCAGCCGCCGCGCGGTTTCGGCGAGAACCCGATCGCGATCTACCACGACCCGGACATGCCGCCGTCGCACCACTACCTGGCGACGTACCGCTGGCTGGAGAACACGTTCGGCGCGGACGCGGTCGTGCACATGGGCAAGCACGGCACGATGGAGTGGCTGCCGGGCAAGGGGCTCGGTCTGTCGGCGGGCTGCGGTCCCGACGCCGTACTCGGTGAACTCCCGCTGGTCTACCCGTTCATCGTGAACGACCCCGGCGAGGGGACCCAGGCCAAGCGGCGCGGGCACGCCACCGTGGTGGACCACCTCGTACCGCCGATGGCGCGCGCCGACACCTACGGGGACCTGGCCAAGCTGGAGCAACTGCTCGACGAGTACGCCCTGGTGAGCGATCTGGACCCGGCCAAGGCCCCGACGGTACGGGCACAGATCTGGACGCTGGTGAAGGCCGCCGAGCTCCACCACGACCTGCATGTCGACGAACAGCCGGGCGACGACGACTTCGACTCCTTCGTCATGCACATCGACGGCTACCTCTGCGAGATCAAGGACGTGCAGATCCGCGACGGTCTGCACATCCTGGGCGGCGGCCCGGTCGACGAGGCGCGGGTCAACCTGGTGCTGGCGGTGCTGCGGGCCTCGCAGGTGTGGGGCGGCAAGGCGAACGCGCTGCCGGGGCTGCGGGCGTCGATCGCCGAGCACTTCGGGTTCGGCGAGAAGGAGTTGCTGGCGGAGCCGGGCGCGGCGGTGAAGGTGCCCGCCGGGCTGACCGCGCTGGTGGACGGCCCGGCCAGGACGGGCGCCGACGCGATCGACCTGCTGGAGCGGTTGTGCCGCCGTCTCGCGGAGGGCATGGAGGAGTGCGGCTGGGACGTGACGGCCGTCGCGGGCCTGGTGCGTGAGGTGCTGGGCGTCGAACTCCCGGACGCGGTCGCCGTGCTGGGCTTCGCGTGCGAGGAGGTCGTGCCGCGGCTGGCGCGGACGACGGACGAGATCGGTCACATCCTGCTGGCGCTGGACGGTGGTTTCGTGCCGGCCGGTCCCTCCGGTTCGCCGACGCGCGGTCTGGTGAACGTGCTGCCGACCGGGCGCAACTTCTACTCCGTGGACCCGAAGGCGATTCCGTCCCGGCTGTCGTGGGAGGTCGGGCAGTCGCTGGCCGACTCGCTGATCGCCCGGTACCTCGCCGACACGGGCGACTACCCGAAGTCCGTCGGTCTGACGGTGTGGGGCACGTCCGCGATGCGTACGCAGGGCGACGACATCGCGGAGATCCTGGCGCTGCTGGGGTGCCGCCCGGTGTGGGACGACGCGTCGCGGCGGGTGACCGGCTTCGAGGTGGTTCCGGCGGCCGAGCTGGGCCGTCCGCGCATCGATGTCACGGTGCGGATCTCCGGGTTCTTCCGGGACGCGTTCCCGCACGTGGTGGGGCTGATCGACGACGCGGTACGGAGGGTGGCGGAGCTGGACGAACCGGCCGACGTCAACTACGTACGGGCGCACGCGGACGAGGACACGGCGGAGCACGGCGACCGCCGCCGGGCCACGGCCAGGATCTTCGGCTCGAAGCCGGGGGCGTACGGCGCGGGGCTGCTGCCGCTGATCGACGCCCGCAACTGGCGCTCGGACGCGGACCTGGCCGAGGTGTACGCGGTCTGGGGCGGTTACGCGTACGGGCGCGGCCTCGACGGGCGGGCGGCGCGCGGGGACATGGAGACGGCGTTCCGCCGGATCGCGGTGGCCGCGAAGAACGTCGACACCCGCGAGCACGACCTGGTCGACGCGGACGACTACTTCCAATACCACGGCGGGATGGTCGCCATGGTGCGGCATCTGACGGGTGAGTCGCCCGAGGCGTACGTGGGTGACAGCGCCACGCCGGACCAGGTCCGGACGCGGACCCTGAGCGAGGAGACGCACCGGGTGTTCCGGGCCCGGGTGGTCAACCCGCGCTGGATGGCGGCCATGCGGCGACACGGCTACAAGGGTGCCTTCGAGATGGCCGCGACCGTCGACTACCTCTTCGGGTACGACGCGACGGCGGGCGTCGTCGACGACTGGATGTACGAGAAGCTGTCGGCGGAGTACGTCTTCGACCCCGAGAACCAGGCGTTCATGCGGAAGTCCAACCCGTGGGCGCTGCGCGGTATTTCGGAGCGGCTGCTGGAGGCGGCCGAGCGCGGGCTGTGGGCGGAGCCGGACGCGGAGACGCTGGAGCGGCTGCGGGCGACGTATCTGGAGCTGGAAGGCGATCTGGAGGGCGACGAATGAGGGCGGTGCCGGTGGTGCGCACGGCCGCGGCGGGCCGCGCCGCGTGGATGGAACGTTCGACCGAGGAGGCCTTGTGAGTACCCCGTACCCCTTCACCGCGATAGTCGGGCAGGACGATCTGCGGCTCGGGCTGTTGCTGAACGCGATCAGCCCGGCCGTCGGCGGCGTGCTCGTGCGGGGTGAGAAGGGCACCGCCAAGTCGACGGCGGTGCGCGCCCTGGCCGCGCTGATGCCGCGGGTGGATGTCGTCGCGGGCTGCCGGTTCTCCTGCGACCCGGCGTCGCCCGATCCGGCGTGTCCCGACGGCCCCCACGAGGCGGGTACGGGCGTGTCGCGGGACGCGCGGACGGTGGAGCTGCCGGTCGGCGCGTCGGAGGACCGGCTCGTCGGGGCGCTCGACATCGAGCGGGCGCTCGCCGAGGGCGTGAAGGCGTTCGAGCCGGGGCTGCTGGCCGACGCGCACCGCGGCATCCTCTACGTCGACGAGGTCAACCTCCTCCACGACCACCTGGTGGACCTGCTGCTCGACGCCGCCGCCATGGGTGCCTCGTACGTGGAGCGCGAGGGCGTCTCGGTGCGGCACGCCGCCCGGTTCCTGCTCGTCGGGACGATGAACCCCGAGGAGGGCGAGCTGCGCCCGCAGTTGCTCGACCGGTTCGGGCTGACCGTCGAGGTCGCCGCGTCCCGGGAGACCGACGAGCGGGTCGAGGTGGTGCGGCGCCGGCTGGCGTACGACGACGCCCCCGAGGCGTTCGCCGCCCGATGGGCCGACGAGGAACGGGCGTTGCGGGACCGGATCGTCGCCGCGCGGGCCCTGCTGCCCCGGGTCAGGCTGGGCGACGGGGCGTTGCGGCAGATCGCGGCGACCTGCGCGGCCTTCGAGGTCGACGGGATGCGGGCGGACATCGTGATGGCGCGTACCGCGACCGCGCTGGCCGCGTGGGCCGGGCGCGGCGACGTGCTCGCCGAGGACGTGCGGCAGGCCGCCCTGCTGGCGCTCCCGCACCGCCGCCGCCGCAATCCGTTCGACGCGCCGGGCCTCGACGAGGACAAGCTCGACGACACGCTGGAGCGCAACAGCGGCGAGGACGACGACCCGGACCCCGACGGGGACGGCGGGCCCGACGGCGGCGGCCGGCCGCCGCGGGGCGACGCCGGCGGCGAGGGACCCGACACCCCGCCCGGGGCCGAGCCGGAGGCCGAGGAGGGCGAGGGCGACACGCCCGCGCGGCCCGAACCCGAGCAGGGCGAGGCCGGTCAGGGACGGCCGTCCGGCGGTGGCGGTGAGCAGCGGGCCGTACGGTCCGCCGAGCCGTTCCGCACGAAGACGCTGAGCGTGCCGGGTCTGGGCGAGGGCGCGGCGGGACGGCGCTCCCGGGCGCGTACCGAGCACGGCAGGACGACCGGGGCACGACGGCCCCGGGGGGCGCTGACGAAGCTGCACCTGGCGGCGACCGTGGTGGCCGCCGCGCCGCATCAGCGGGCGCGGGGCCGGTCCGGGCGCGGGCTGGTGGTGCGGCGGGACGATCTGCGGCAGGTGACCCGCGAGGGGCGTGAGGGCAACCTCGTGCTGTTCGTGGTGGACGCGTCGGGGTCGATGGCGGCCCGGCAGCGGATGAGCGCGGTGAAGGGCGCGGTGCTCTCGCTGCTGCTGGACGCGTACCAGCGGCGGGACAAGGTGGGGCTGGTGACGTTCCGGGGCCGGGACGCCGAGGTGGTGCTGCCCCCGACGTCGTCGGTGGACACCGCCGCCGCCCGGCTGGAGACGCTGCCGACCGGCGGGCGCACCCCGCTGGCGGCCGGGCTGCTCAAGGCGCACGACGTGCTGCGGGTGGAGCGGCTGCGCGATCCGTCGCGGCGGCCGCTGCTGGTCGTGGTGACGGACGGGCGGGCGACGGGCGGGCCCGCGCCGGTGGCGCTGGCGGCGCGGGCCGGCCGGCTGCACCAGGCCGAGGGGACGGCGTCGGTGGTCGTGGACTGCGAGTCGGGGCCGGTGCGGCTCGGGCTCGCCGGGAGCCTGGCGCGTGAGCTGGGCGGGACGGCCGTGACGCTCGACGAGCTGCGGGCCGACTCGATCGCCGGACTGGTCAAGGACGTCCAGGCAGCCGGGAGGGCCGCGTAATGCCGCAGGGACAGCCGGCGAGTGTGCCGGACGACGGGCTCACCACGCGTCAGCGCCGCAACCGTCCGCTGCTCGTGGTGCACACGGGCATCGGCAAGGGGAAGTCGACGGCGGCCTTCGGGCTGGCGTTGCGCGCCTGGAATCAGGGGTGGCCGATCGGGGTCTTCCAGTTCGTGAAGTCGGCGAAGTGGAAGGTCGGCGAGGAGAACGCGCTGAAGGTCCTCGGCGCGAGCGGCGAGGGCGGCACGGTCGACTGGCACAAGATGGGCGAGGGCTGGTCGTGGGTGCAGCGCGACCGGCAGCTGAACAACGAGGAGGCGGCCCGCGAGGGCTGGGAGCAGGTCAAGCGCGATCTGGCCGCCGAGCGGTACACGCTGTACGTGCTCGACGAGTTCGCGTATCCCATGCACTGGGGCTGGGTGGACACCGCGGAGGTGATCGAGGTGCTGCGCGACCGTCCCGGGACCCAGCACGTGGTGATCACCGGGCGCAACGCGCCGGCGGAGCTGGTGGCGGCCGCCGATCTGGTGACCGACATGTCGAAGGTGAAGCATCCGATGGACGCCGGTCAGAAGGGCCAGCGGGGCATCGAATGGTGAGTGTGCGGTGAACGTTCCGCGTCTGGTGATCGCCGCGCCCTCCTCCGGCAGTGGCAAGACGACCGTCGCGACGGGCCTGATGGCGGCCTTCGCGGCGGCGGGCCTCGCCGTGTCCCCGCACAAGGTCGGGCCCGACTACATCGACCCCGGTTACCACGCGCTGGCGACCGGCCGTCCGGGCCGCAACCTCGACGCGTACCTGTGCGGTCCCGGGCTGATCGCACCGCTGTTCGCGCATGGTGCGGCGGGCTGTGACCTGGCGGTCGTCGAGGGGGTGATGGGGTTGTACGACGGGGCGTCGGGCGAGGGCGAGCTGGCGTCCACCGCGCAGGTGGCGAAGCTGCTGCGGGCCCCGGTGGTGCTGGTCGTGGACGCCTCGTCGCAGTCCCGGTCGGTGGCGGCGCTGGTGCACGGATTCGCCTCGTGGGACCCGGGGATGCGGATCGGCGGGGTGATCCTGAACAAGGTCGGCTCAAACCGGCACGAGGCGCTGTTGCGCGAGGCGCTGGACGAGTCGGGGGTGCCGGTGCTCGGGGCGCTGCGCCGGGCCGGGCCGGTCGGGACTCCGTCGCGCCATCTGGGTCTGGTGCCGGTGGCCGAGCGGCGGGACGACGCGGTGGCGTCGGTCGCGGCGATGGCGGACCGGGTGCGGGCCGGGTGCGACCTGGACGCCCTGCTGGCGCTGGCACGGAACGCGCCCCGGCTGGACACCCCGGCGTGGGACCCGGCGCAGGCGGTGGCCGGGGCCGGGGACGGGGACAGCGGTGGCGGGGTGCCGGGCGCGTCCGGGCGTCCGGTGGTGGCCGTCGCCGCCGGGGCCGCCTTCACGTTCTCGTACGCCGAACACACGGAACTGCTCGCCGCCGCCGGGGCCGATGTCGTGCCGTTCGACCCGCTGCGGGACGAGTCCCTGCCGCCCGGTACCCGCGGTCTGGTCGTCGGGGGCGGTTTCCCCGAGGTGTACGGGCCCGAGCTGTCCGGCAACGAGCCGTTGCGGGCGGCCGTCGCCGCGCTGGCCCGCTCCGGGGCCCCGGTGGCCGCCGAGTGCGCGGGGCTGCTCTATCTGGCGCGTTCGCTCGACGGCCTGCCGATGTGCGGGGTGCTGGACGCCGAGGCCCGGATGTCGTCGCGGCTGACACTCGGCTACCGGGACGCGGTGGCCGTCTCGGACAGCGTGCTGGCCGTCGCCGGCACCCGGTCGCGCGGGCACGAGTTCCACCGCACGGTGCTGGAGCCCGGCGCGGGGCCGTCCCCCGCCTGGGGAATCCGGTCGCCGGAGCGGCGGGTGGAGGGCTTCGTACGGCGGGGCGTGCACGCGAGCTATCTGCATACGCATTGGGCGGCGGCGCCGGGTACGGCCCGCCGTTTCGTCGAGAGGTGCGAGGGATGAACCACGAGGTGCGAGAGATGGACCGGGCAGTGAACAGCCTCGTGGGGGTCGGGGTGGGCCCCGGCGACCCGGAACTGGTGACCGTCAAGGGGGTGAACGCGCTGCGCGCCGCCGCCGTGGTGGTCGTGCCCGTGATGGACACCGGCGAGCGCGGACGGGCCGAGGCGACCGTGCTGCACTACGTCGACGCGTCGAAGGTCGTCCGGGTGGTGTTCGCGCTGAACGAGCGGACCGACCGGGCCCGCCGGGAGGCGGCGTGGGACGCGGCGGGCGGCCGGGTCGTCGAACTGCTGCGGGCCCGGGGCTCGGTGGCGTTCGCGACGATCGGCGACCCGAACGTGTACTCGACGTTCACGTATCTCGCGCAGACCGTCGGCGAGTTGCTGCCGGGCACGGAGGTCACGACCGTCCCCGGCATCACGGCGATGCAGGACCTCGCGGCGCGCAGCGGCGCGGTGCTGACCGAGGGCACCGAGCCGCTGACACTGGTGCCGGTGACGGCCGGGTCCGCCGCGCTGAAGGAGGCCCTGGAGGGGCCGGGGACGGTCGTGGCGTACAAGTTCGGGCGGCTGGCCGCCGAGGTGGCGACGGCGCTGCGTGAGACGGGCCGGACCGAGGGCGCGGTGTGGGGGTCGGCGCTCGGACTCGCGGAGGAGTCGATCCGTCCGGCGGCGGAGCTGGCCGAGGGCCCGCTGCCGTATCTGTCGACGCTGATCGCGCCCGCGCCCCGGCACGGCGGCCGTGGCGGCAAGTTGTGACCGTGGCCCGGGTGGCGCGGCGCTCACTCCCCCGCGATGCCCACCACCAGCCAGATGAAGCCCACCCCGGCGACGGTGCACAGCAGCGTCGAGCGGGCCGGGTGGTCGTGGTGCGCCTCGGGCAGGATCTCGGCCGCGGCGAGGTAGAGGAGCACTCCGCCGAAGAAGCCGAGATAGCAGCCGAGCGGTTCGGCCGGGAGGGTGAAGAGCAGGGTGGTCGCGGCGCCCACGACCGGTGCGAGCGCGTCCGCGGCCAGCATGAGCAGGGCCTTGCGGCGGGCGTTTCCGTACAGGCTGGTCAGGGTGTACGTGTTGAACCCGTCCGCGAAGTCATGGGTGATGACGGCGAGCGCCACGGCGGCGCCCATGCCGCCGCCGACCTGGAACGCGGCGCCGAGCGCCACCCCGTCCGCGAGGCTGTGGCCGACCATCGCCGCCGCGGCGGTCAGCCCCACCTGCGGCACCCGTTCGTCGCCCGCGCCGTGCGCCGCCTGACGCACGGCGAGCAGCCGCTCCACCAGGTGGGCGACGAGGAAGCCGCCCACGAACAGCAGCAGGGCCGCCGGGACCCCGAAGATGTCGTCGCCCGCCGCGTCGACCGCCTCCGGCAGGAGATCGAGACCGACCACGCCGAGCATCAGCCCGCCCGCGAACCCCAGCACCAGGTGGCGGCGGTCGGTGACGCGCTGGGCGACCCAGCCACCGGCCAGGGTCATCAGGAACGCGCCGAGCGCGACGAACACTGCCATGGGCTCTTGCTAGCCGATTGACCCCGGTGCCCGCATCTCCGGTCCGCCGCCCTCCCCGCCCCGTCCCGCCCGTCCCGTACACCCCCGTACGCCCCGCCCGTATGCCCGTCCCCGAAAGGACCCCCGAGCCATGTCCGAAGCAGCCGACACCGCAGGCCGAGCCGCCCCGAGCGCCCCGGCGCGCACCGACGGCAAGGTCACCTTCGTCGGTGCCGGCCCCGGCGCCGCCGATCTGCTGACCTTCCGGGCCGCCCGCGCCATCGCGGACGCCGACATCGTCATCTGGGCGGCGAGCCTGGTGCAGGAGGAGGTCCTGGAGCACGCCCGGGAGGGTGCGGAGATCCTGGACTCGGCGCGGATGTCCCTTGAGGAGGTCGTCGCCGTGTACGAGCGGGCCGCCGCCGAGGGACTGCGGGTGGCGAGAATCCACTCCGGTGATCCGGCCCTGTGGGGCGGCACCCAGGAACAGGTCGACCGGTGCGCGGAGCTGGGCGTGGCGGTGGAGATCGTGCCGGGCGTGTCGTCGTTCTCGGCGGTCGCGGCGATCGCCGGGCGGGAGCTGACGATCCCGGAGGTCGCGCAGTCGGTGATCCTGACCCGGCTGGGCGGCGGGAAGACGCCGATGCCGCCGGGCGAGGAGGTCCGGGAGTTCGCACGGCACGGCACGACGATGGCGGTGTTCCTGTCGGCGGCGCGGTCCGGGCAGCTGACTCAGGAACTGCTGGAGGGCGGCTATCCGACCGCCACCCCGGTCGTGATCGCGTACCAGGCGACCTGGCCCGAGGAGCTGATCCTGCACTGCACGATCGAGACCCTGGAGGCCACGGTCAAGGAGCACCGGCTGTGGAAGCACACGCTGTTCCTGGTGGGTCCCGCGCTGTCCGCGTCGGGGACGCGCTCGCACCTCTACCACCCGGGTCACTTCCACGGTTTCCGCAAGGCGGACAAGGCGGCCCGCGGCGAACTGCGCGCCCGGCGGTCCACGTCATGACCTCCCCGGCGTCTCCCGCCTCCGCTGAATCTGCCGCTCCACCGGCCTTTTCCGCATCCGCAAGCTCCCCCACTCCACCGGCCTCTCCCGCATCAGCAGGCTCTGCCGCCTCCGCTGACTCTGCCGCTCCCCCAACCTCTCCCGCCCCCGCTCCCTCTCCCGTGTCCCCTTCTTCACCGGCTGCCCCCGCCTCCGCTTCCCCCGCCCCCGCCCCCGCCCACTCTCCCGCTCCCCCGGTGCCCGCGCCGGGTGCGCGGATCGGGGTGTTCGGTACGGGTACGGGCACGCCGCTCTCCCCCGGGGCCCGCGCCGCGCTCGCCACGGCGACGCTGGTGGTGGGCGCCCGGCGGCACCTGGAGGCCGCCGACCCGCCCCCGGCGGCGGAGCGGCTCGTGCTCGGGCCACTGGCGCCCGCCCTC from the Streptomyces sp. AM 4-1-1 genome contains:
- the cobM gene encoding precorrin-4 C(11)-methyltransferase, with translation MSEAADTAGRAAPSAPARTDGKVTFVGAGPGAADLLTFRAARAIADADIVIWAASLVQEEVLEHAREGAEILDSARMSLEEVVAVYERAAAEGLRVARIHSGDPALWGGTQEQVDRCAELGVAVEIVPGVSSFSAVAAIAGRELTIPEVAQSVILTRLGGGKTPMPPGEEVREFARHGTTMAVFLSAARSGQLTQELLEGGYPTATPVVIAYQATWPEELILHCTIETLEATVKEHRLWKHTLFLVGPALSASGTRSHLYHPGHFHGFRKADKAARGELRARRSTS